In the Loxodonta africana isolate mLoxAfr1 chromosome 1, mLoxAfr1.hap2, whole genome shotgun sequence genome, one interval contains:
- the LOC104846475 gene encoding small ubiquitin-related modifier 2-like has product MADEKPKEGVKTENNNHINLKMAGEDGSVVQFRINSHTPLSKLMKAYYKRQGLSMRQIRFQFDGQQINETDTPGQLEMEAEDTIDVFQQQAGAS; this is encoded by the coding sequence ATGGCTGACGAAAAACCCAAGGAAGGAGTCAAGACTGAGAACAACAATCATATTAACTTGAAGATGGCGGGGGAGGATGGTTCTGTGGTGCAGTTTAGGATTAACAGCCATACTCCACTTAGTAAACTAATGAAAGCCTATTATAAACGACAGGGTTTGTCAATGAGGCAGATCAGATTCCAATTTGATGGGCAGCAAATCAATGAGACAGACACACCTGGACAGTTGGAAATGGAGGCTGAAGATACAATTGATGTGTTCCAGCAGCAGGCAGGTGCCTCCTAA